A window of the Cystobacter fuscus genome harbors these coding sequences:
- a CDS encoding DNA ligase: protein MADLADGAQVEMKGSGAKPYILKNTGGVYSCSCPAWRNQSVAIERRTCKHLRKLRGDAEEEARVGTTNTAPAARTPLRTNVRPGTSTSEDPATAPPVLLAHSWENDVELTGWWMSEKLDGVRAYWDGKRFLSRQGNPFFAPDWFTEKLPDTPLDGELFGGRRKFQQTVSIVRRQDRGEGWKNLAFVVFDAPALDAPFEERLAHCERYVKDVSPPYTQWLPHEPCRGVDHLRQELARVEGLGGEGLMLRQPGSRYEVGRSHTLLKVKSFKDDEARVVGHVAGAGKHKGRLGALEVELRDGTRFSVGTGFSDAERSNPPGMGTIITFRYQELSNDGVPRFPSYVGVRIDAAPFTPVARPPRT, encoded by the coding sequence GTGGCGGACCTCGCGGACGGGGCCCAGGTGGAGATGAAGGGCTCGGGAGCCAAGCCGTACATCCTGAAGAACACCGGGGGCGTGTACTCGTGCTCCTGCCCGGCGTGGCGCAACCAGTCGGTAGCCATCGAGCGGCGCACGTGCAAGCACCTGCGCAAGCTCCGGGGAGACGCGGAAGAGGAGGCGCGCGTGGGCACCACGAACACGGCCCCCGCGGCCCGGACCCCGCTCCGCACCAACGTGCGTCCCGGCACGAGCACGAGCGAGGACCCGGCCACCGCGCCGCCCGTGCTGCTGGCCCACTCCTGGGAGAACGACGTCGAGCTGACGGGCTGGTGGATGAGCGAGAAGCTCGACGGCGTGCGCGCGTACTGGGATGGCAAGCGCTTCCTGTCACGGCAGGGCAATCCCTTCTTCGCCCCCGACTGGTTCACCGAGAAGCTGCCGGACACCCCGCTCGACGGGGAGCTGTTCGGCGGACGCCGCAAGTTCCAGCAGACGGTGAGCATCGTACGGCGACAGGACCGGGGCGAGGGGTGGAAGAACCTGGCCTTCGTCGTCTTCGACGCCCCGGCCCTGGACGCCCCCTTCGAGGAGCGGCTGGCGCACTGCGAGCGGTATGTGAAGGACGTGTCACCGCCCTACACCCAGTGGCTGCCTCACGAGCCCTGCCGGGGCGTGGATCACCTGCGCCAGGAGCTCGCCCGGGTGGAGGGGCTCGGAGGCGAGGGGCTGATGCTGCGCCAGCCGGGCTCGCGCTACGAGGTGGGCCGCTCGCACACCCTGCTGAAGGTGAAGAGTTTCAAGGACGACGAGGCCCGCGTGGTGGGACACGTGGCGGGCGCGGGCAAGCACAAGGGCCGCCTGGGCGCGCTGGAGGTGGAGCTGCGCGACGGCACCCGCTTCTCCGTGGGCACCGGCTTCTCGGACGCGGAGCGCAGCAACCCCCCCGGCATGGGCACCATCATCACCTTCCGCTACCAGGAGCTGTCCAACGACGGCGTGCCCCGCTTCCCCTCGTACGTGGGGGTGCGCATCGACGCCGCCCCCTTCACGCCCGTGGCCCGTCCTCCTCGGACGTGA
- a CDS encoding AbfB domain-containing protein, protein MPHTSRTRRLLPLPTPLLLLLLSLLPGMLPMASAATGDGSPSDPNIVYVGRWDKGNASVYRSNWSGAYFRVDFTGTSVKLRLAAAAHVYVSIDGGAEASYPGAVGTINLTPTPLASGRHTLRVATREQDLMQFQGLVLDSGASTLAPVPRAKRIEFIGDSITAGCCALSQGALSDYAWLVGEFLNADHTRIAYSGICLQDAFPCHSPNSIGMSRQYFKLQTVEYPSSPDWNFGQYQPDAVVINLGTNDQNFGVSDAAFQSTYITFLQNVRARHPNAFIFVLRTFGGFKVAPTQAAVSARIAAGDTKLYYVDTTGWVSVGTSDYSDGLHPSDSGHLKIARFLAPFISKTARWESPFADDFNDGNATGWQTYGGAWSVVNGQLSVGADAGAKALAFGTLFSNFTYDADITPGPSGNPGLLFRASRPATGVDAYQGYFAGIDGNQVVLGKANGTWTTLAVAALPSMTGTSRHLRVVAVGSALKVYVDDLVTPRISVTDGSYVSGAIGVRTYQAQARFDNLSVRAFSRFESLLQGSFVRHQNSRGRIDHIIFPAEDAEWRVVPGLANASALSLESVNFPGYFLRHRNGEVWLDRDDGSSLFKADATWWRRAGLANSSLLSFESSNFPGYYLRHREGLLYLNGISTSTDRSDATFRE, encoded by the coding sequence ATGCCCCACACGTCGAGAACCCGGCGCCTCTTGCCCCTCCCCACGCCGTTGCTGCTGCTGCTCTTGAGCCTGCTCCCCGGGATGCTTCCGATGGCGAGCGCGGCCACGGGGGATGGCTCTCCGAGCGATCCGAACATCGTGTATGTCGGACGCTGGGACAAAGGCAACGCGAGTGTCTATCGAAGCAACTGGTCGGGGGCCTACTTCCGGGTCGACTTCACCGGCACGAGCGTGAAGCTGCGGCTGGCCGCGGCCGCCCACGTCTATGTCAGCATCGATGGTGGAGCCGAGGCCAGCTACCCCGGTGCCGTCGGGACGATCAACCTGACGCCCACCCCGCTTGCCTCGGGACGCCACACCCTGCGGGTCGCCACCCGGGAGCAGGACCTCATGCAGTTCCAGGGCCTGGTGCTCGACAGCGGCGCGAGCACCCTGGCTCCCGTCCCCCGCGCGAAGCGGATCGAGTTCATCGGAGACTCCATCACCGCGGGGTGCTGTGCGTTGAGCCAGGGCGCGTTGAGTGACTACGCCTGGCTGGTGGGCGAGTTCCTCAACGCGGACCACACCCGCATCGCCTATTCCGGCATCTGCTTGCAGGATGCCTTCCCCTGCCACTCTCCCAACAGCATCGGGATGAGCCGGCAATACTTCAAACTCCAGACGGTGGAATACCCGTCCTCCCCCGACTGGAACTTCGGCCAGTACCAGCCCGACGCGGTGGTGATCAATCTCGGCACCAATGACCAGAACTTCGGAGTCTCCGATGCCGCGTTCCAGAGCACCTACATCACGTTCCTCCAGAACGTCCGGGCCCGCCATCCCAATGCCTTCATCTTCGTGCTGCGCACCTTTGGTGGCTTCAAGGTCGCGCCCACCCAGGCGGCGGTGAGCGCCCGGATCGCCGCGGGGGATACGAAGCTGTACTACGTGGATACGACGGGCTGGGTGTCGGTGGGCACCTCGGATTACTCCGATGGGCTGCACCCCTCCGACAGTGGCCACCTGAAGATCGCCCGCTTCCTGGCGCCCTTCATCTCCAAGACCGCTCGCTGGGAGAGCCCCTTCGCGGATGACTTCAACGACGGCAACGCCACGGGTTGGCAGACCTATGGAGGCGCCTGGTCCGTCGTCAATGGACAGCTCTCCGTCGGGGCCGATGCGGGCGCCAAGGCCCTCGCGTTCGGTACCCTGTTCTCCAACTTCACGTACGACGCCGACATCACTCCCGGCCCGTCCGGCAACCCCGGGCTCCTGTTCCGCGCCAGCCGCCCGGCCACGGGGGTGGATGCCTACCAGGGCTATTTCGCTGGCATCGATGGCAACCAGGTGGTCCTGGGCAAGGCGAACGGCACGTGGACGACGCTCGCGGTCGCGGCCCTGCCGTCCATGACGGGCACGTCCCGTCATCTGCGCGTCGTGGCCGTGGGCTCCGCACTCAAGGTCTATGTCGACGACCTCGTGACTCCCAGGATTTCGGTGACGGATGGCTCCTATGTGTCCGGTGCCATCGGCGTGCGGACCTACCAGGCCCAGGCGAGGTTCGACAACCTGTCGGTCCGCGCCTTCTCCCGGTTCGAGTCCCTGCTCCAGGGCTCCTTCGTACGGCATCAGAACTCCCGGGGGCGCATCGACCACATCATCTTCCCGGCGGAAGACGCGGAGTGGAGGGTCGTTCCTGGATTGGCGAATGCCTCGGCCCTGTCGCTGGAGTCCGTCAACTTCCCGGGCTACTTCCTGCGGCATCGCAACGGCGAGGTGTGGCTGGACCGCGACGATGGCTCCAGCCTGTTCAAGGCGGATGCGACCTGGTGGAGACGAGCGGGACTGGCCAACAGCTCGCTGCTCTCCTTCGAGTCCTCCAACTTCCCAGGCTATTACCTGCGGCACCGCGAGGGTCTGCTCTACCTGAATGGGATTTCCACGAGCACGGACCGGAGCGACGCGACCTTCCGCGAGTGA
- a CDS encoding polysaccharide lyase family 7 protein, which yields MPKNQKGAGRAGGLSTFVLMAVIPLVSLPAFAQTKLAIPEANISASASDSNLPVHANDGSLSTRWSADATTGTQWLQYNLGGCYRIAFANLAWYNGDSRKYNLELKTSDNGTTWSTVFSGTNSGTTAALKPYTFGDRPAKYVRLESTGSNVNRWVSLSEMEIWTQGTGTCSGLDRNRTPGENFDLSDYQLQTLNSSLQVKFVDPINTYTDKYFYTDPSTGAMTFYVPSGAGSTANSKYPRSELRADTTWHMGGTHTLAVSMKVLQQPATGQIIIGQIHGEQTGGSELLKLRWTNGDILMGVKKNFGDSEQRILIKSGVALGENIDYVIKLVGPTVTVTVNGTSKSFTYDSASWSDVDLYFKLGAYSQDASSNGTYAKVAVTALD from the coding sequence ATGCCCAAGAATCAAAAGGGGGCAGGCCGTGCTGGTGGGCTCTCCACCTTCGTGCTCATGGCCGTGATTCCCCTGGTGTCGCTGCCCGCGTTCGCGCAAACGAAGCTGGCCATCCCGGAGGCCAACATCAGCGCCAGCGCGAGTGACAGCAACCTGCCGGTCCATGCGAATGACGGTTCGCTGAGCACGCGCTGGTCGGCCGATGCCACGACGGGCACCCAATGGCTCCAATACAATCTGGGCGGCTGCTACAGGATCGCGTTCGCCAATCTCGCCTGGTACAACGGCGATTCGCGCAAATACAATCTCGAGCTCAAGACGTCGGACAACGGCACCACCTGGTCCACGGTGTTCAGTGGAACCAACAGTGGCACGACGGCGGCACTCAAGCCCTATACCTTCGGTGACAGGCCAGCCAAATACGTGCGGCTGGAAAGCACGGGCAGCAATGTCAACCGCTGGGTCAGCCTGTCGGAGATGGAGATCTGGACCCAGGGGACGGGCACCTGCTCCGGGCTCGACCGGAATCGCACCCCGGGCGAGAATTTCGACCTGTCCGACTACCAACTGCAAACCTTGAACAGCTCGCTTCAAGTCAAATTCGTCGATCCCATCAACACCTACACCGACAAGTATTTCTATACCGACCCATCGACCGGCGCGATGACCTTCTACGTGCCGTCCGGAGCGGGCTCGACCGCCAACTCCAAGTATCCGCGCTCGGAACTGCGCGCGGATACCACCTGGCATATGGGCGGCACGCACACGCTGGCCGTGTCGATGAAGGTGCTGCAACAACCGGCCACCGGTCAGATCATCATCGGCCAGATTCATGGCGAACAAACCGGCGGCTCGGAGCTGTTGAAGCTGCGCTGGACCAATGGTGACATCCTCATGGGCGTGAAGAAGAACTTCGGCGACTCCGAGCAGAGGATCCTGATCAAGAGCGGCGTCGCGCTCGGGGAGAACATCGACTACGTCATCAAGCTGGTTGGACCCACCGTCACGGTCACCGTCAATGGCACGTCGAAGTCGTTCACCTACGACAGTGCGTCATGGAGCGACGTCGATCTGTACTTCAAGCTCGGTGCCTACTCGCAGGACGCCTCTTCGAACGGCACGTATGCCAAGGTCGCGGTGACGGCGCTGGACTGA
- a CDS encoding PEP/pyruvate-binding domain-containing protein produces MLKTHTAKCPWGVALLGGLLLAACGKSNNPSTPAIEWTCQAPSTTEAPDYLEQVGCETDFQALASEPIDSTLPGARSVKVVLDTADDNALYFQNSTRYQIHYQFASTHLSGNGLPIVPALASFNASEYYSPERRFILGTVTYYEGPKLWALELSPYDTASAAMITTLFQKVKGSAFFGAELVFHPTSAAVEVEARRLPSDIPIKSTDDIYAAIDYQPLTLASGIGRLRFVKAAELEDEYLSYQDIAVLDEAPNDISVVQGLITQEFQTPLSHVNVLSANRHTPNMGLRGAMTNATLRALEGKLVQLTVGSTAWSVHEVSEAEAQAFWDAHKPTPVTLPALDLTVKELVDIEDVTPETGSLRDDIKKSVQAFGGKAAHYSILARTPSVPLLKAFAIPVYFYDQFMRQNGFYEQIDAMVAEPSFATDPAVRDARLNALRTAMKKAPLDADFQARLKEKLDQDYPGQSMRFRTSTNSEDLDGFPCAGCYDSHTGDPAEGWEDVLSAIRKTYASAWALRTFEERTYYGIDHKSVGMALLVHHNFPNEEANGVAVTSNPFDATGLDPAFYVNVQYGGDAEVVSPPVGVTSDQFLSFFSQPNQPVTYFAHSNLVPSGTTVLTTTQVHQLGVALDAIHKRFSPAYGPAAGNTGWYAMDVEFKFDDDANPGQPPTLYIKQARPYPGRGQ; encoded by the coding sequence ATGTTGAAGACTCACACCGCGAAGTGCCCGTGGGGCGTGGCGCTCCTGGGCGGTCTGCTCCTGGCCGCGTGCGGCAAGAGCAACAACCCATCCACGCCCGCCATCGAGTGGACGTGCCAGGCGCCCAGCACCACCGAGGCGCCCGATTACCTCGAGCAGGTGGGCTGCGAGACGGACTTCCAGGCGCTCGCCTCGGAGCCCATCGACTCGACCCTGCCCGGCGCGCGCTCGGTCAAGGTGGTGCTGGATACGGCGGACGACAACGCGCTCTACTTCCAGAACAGCACCCGGTATCAAATCCACTACCAGTTCGCCTCGACGCACCTGTCCGGCAATGGATTGCCCATCGTCCCCGCGCTCGCGTCGTTCAATGCCTCCGAGTACTACAGCCCCGAGCGCCGCTTCATCCTGGGCACGGTGACGTACTACGAGGGCCCCAAGCTGTGGGCGCTCGAGCTGTCGCCCTATGACACCGCCTCGGCGGCGATGATCACCACGCTGTTCCAGAAGGTGAAGGGCTCGGCCTTCTTCGGCGCGGAGCTGGTCTTCCACCCGACCTCGGCCGCGGTGGAGGTGGAGGCCAGGCGGCTGCCCTCGGACATCCCCATCAAGAGCACGGACGACATCTACGCCGCCATCGACTATCAGCCACTGACGCTCGCCTCGGGTATCGGCCGGCTGCGCTTCGTCAAGGCCGCGGAGCTGGAGGACGAGTACCTGTCCTACCAGGACATCGCCGTGCTCGACGAGGCGCCCAATGACATCTCCGTCGTCCAGGGCCTCATCACCCAGGAGTTCCAGACACCGCTGTCCCATGTGAACGTGCTGTCCGCCAACCGCCACACGCCCAACATGGGCCTGCGCGGTGCCATGACGAACGCCACGCTGCGCGCGCTCGAGGGCAAGCTGGTGCAGCTCACCGTGGGCTCCACCGCGTGGTCGGTGCACGAGGTGAGCGAGGCCGAGGCCCAGGCCTTCTGGGACGCGCACAAGCCCACGCCCGTGACGCTGCCCGCGTTGGACCTGACGGTGAAGGAGCTGGTGGACATCGAGGACGTGACGCCCGAGACGGGCTCGCTGCGCGACGACATCAAGAAGTCCGTCCAGGCCTTCGGGGGCAAGGCGGCGCACTACTCCATCCTGGCCAGGACGCCGTCCGTCCCCTTGCTCAAGGCCTTCGCCATCCCCGTCTACTTCTATGACCAGTTCATGCGGCAGAACGGCTTCTATGAGCAGATCGACGCCATGGTGGCGGAGCCGAGCTTCGCCACGGATCCCGCCGTGCGCGACGCCAGACTCAACGCCCTGCGCACGGCGATGAAGAAGGCGCCGCTCGACGCGGACTTCCAGGCACGGCTCAAGGAGAAGCTGGACCAGGACTACCCGGGACAGTCCATGCGCTTCCGCACGAGCACCAACAGCGAGGACCTGGATGGGTTTCCGTGCGCGGGCTGCTACGACTCGCACACGGGAGACCCCGCCGAGGGCTGGGAGGACGTGCTGAGCGCCATCCGCAAGACGTACGCGAGCGCCTGGGCGCTGCGCACCTTCGAGGAGCGCACCTACTACGGAATCGATCACAAGTCGGTGGGCATGGCGCTCCTGGTGCACCACAACTTCCCCAACGAGGAGGCCAACGGCGTCGCGGTGACGAGCAACCCGTTCGACGCCACGGGGTTGGATCCGGCCTTCTACGTGAACGTGCAGTACGGAGGAGACGCGGAGGTGGTGTCACCCCCCGTGGGCGTGACGAGTGACCAGTTCCTCTCCTTCTTCAGCCAGCCCAACCAGCCGGTGACGTACTTCGCGCACTCGAACCTCGTCCCGAGTGGAACCACCGTGCTGACGACCACTCAGGTGCACCAACTGGGCGTGGCGCTGGATGCCATCCACAAGCGCTTCTCCCCGGCGTATGGGCCGGCGGCGGGCAACACGGGCTGGTACGCCATGGACGTGGAGTTCAAGTTCGACGACGACGCGAACCCCGGCCAGCCCCCCACGCTGTACATCAAGCAGGCCCGCCCCTACCCCGGACGCGGGCAGTAG
- a CDS encoding MBL fold metallo-hydrolase, whose translation MSVIQKRVILITITFASLLVGLSARSARAQQSPPPIVQVDQLKKISEHVRVILDNDVDFVSNIGFVVGDKAVLVIDTGMGARNGAAVAHVARKLAGKRKIYLVTTHVHPEHDLGAQGFPADITMIRSVDQEKDIAEFGLSLAKLFASMSRINAELLEGARFREADITFTNSLELELGSLRVRLLALGANHTRGDTGVWIEADRVLFAGDVAMKGTPALASPQSTMAHWMETLNRVEALEPSVIVPSHGPVGGLEFLPPYRTFLTTIRDRTAAAKKAGRTVDEAVAEITAALSERYPDRLHLDWAVRALYAELQ comes from the coding sequence ATGTCTGTCATCCAGAAGCGAGTCATCCTCATCACCATCACCTTCGCGTCCCTCCTGGTGGGACTGTCCGCGCGGTCGGCACGGGCTCAACAGTCGCCCCCACCGATCGTGCAGGTCGACCAGCTCAAGAAGATCAGCGAGCACGTGCGCGTCATTCTGGACAACGACGTCGATTTCGTCTCCAACATCGGCTTTGTCGTCGGCGACAAGGCGGTGCTCGTCATCGATACGGGAATGGGAGCGCGCAACGGCGCCGCGGTGGCTCATGTGGCCAGGAAGTTGGCCGGCAAGCGGAAGATCTACCTGGTGACCACCCACGTCCACCCCGAGCATGACCTGGGCGCCCAGGGGTTCCCGGCGGACATCACGATGATCCGGTCGGTGGACCAGGAGAAGGACATCGCCGAGTTCGGTCTGTCGCTGGCGAAGCTGTTCGCCAGCATGTCCAGGATCAATGCCGAGTTGCTCGAGGGCGCCCGGTTCCGCGAGGCGGACATCACCTTCACGAACTCCCTCGAGCTGGAGCTGGGCTCGCTGCGGGTGCGTCTGCTGGCCCTCGGGGCGAACCACACCCGGGGTGATACCGGTGTCTGGATCGAGGCCGATCGTGTGCTGTTCGCGGGCGATGTGGCGATGAAGGGCACTCCCGCGCTCGCGAGCCCCCAGTCCACCATGGCCCACTGGATGGAGACGCTGAACCGGGTGGAAGCGCTCGAGCCCTCCGTCATCGTGCCCAGTCACGGGCCGGTGGGTGGCCTGGAGTTCCTCCCGCCCTATCGGACCTTCCTCACGACGATCCGAGATCGAACCGCGGCCGCGAAGAAGGCCGGACGCACGGTGGACGAGGCCGTCGCGGAGATCACGGCGGCGCTGTCGGAGCGCTACCCCGACCGCCTCCATCTGGATTGGGCGGTCAGGGCCCTCTACGCGGAACTCCAGTAG
- a CDS encoding phospholipase D-like domain-containing protein: protein MRVKQRAGPLSVHATAGTHVVLLGINLRERNLAGLLGFAIERTDHTENERYWLRGFRTFSDTEPRLAAGASVSLRMHPLQGFLWSDFTAKPAHRYTYRIVALRGHPKHLEESQEVEVQVTTELEHDGTHSVYFNRGIAGSQAYARRFGNRHPDDVPDGQAYTWLSRGLVEALSRFITQAKDSSWGLRASVYEFTAPSILQAFAQAKARGADVRIVFDAKRNQRPGADGEPHGNPRDRNLTAIAAANLQALTLPRESNARSISHNKFIVLLHHGEPVAVLTGSTNLTPGGLYGHSNVAHVVREPSVATTFLRYWEQLAGDPEARSLRQWTEQATPVPRVPPPLGCTPLFSPRASLEALKWYRDRMREARSGVFLTAAFGVNDLLEEVLAEDVDFPRYVLLDREDDHMELLRRDRDNRIAVGSVLQGDVLERWVRERTVPGLNGHVKYIHTKYLLIDPLGPAPLVITGSANFSDASTRDNDENMLVIRGDTRVADIYLGEFMRLFNHFYFRTSVANRPSPRRNLSPDDSWTRAYYSPGSFKSRERLLFAGETRGTRGVARFPAPGA from the coding sequence ATGCGGGTCAAGCAACGAGCAGGTCCCCTCTCCGTCCACGCCACCGCGGGCACGCACGTGGTGCTGCTCGGCATCAACCTGCGAGAGCGCAACCTCGCGGGGCTCCTGGGCTTCGCCATCGAGCGGACCGACCACACGGAGAATGAGCGCTACTGGCTGCGGGGCTTCCGGACCTTCTCGGACACGGAACCCCGCCTGGCGGCGGGTGCCTCCGTCTCCCTGCGCATGCATCCACTGCAGGGCTTCCTGTGGAGCGACTTCACGGCCAAACCGGCTCACCGCTACACGTACCGGATCGTCGCCCTGCGCGGCCACCCCAAGCACCTGGAGGAAAGCCAGGAGGTCGAGGTCCAGGTGACCACGGAGCTCGAGCACGACGGCACGCACTCGGTGTACTTCAACCGCGGAATCGCGGGCTCCCAGGCCTACGCGCGGCGCTTCGGCAACCGGCATCCGGACGACGTCCCGGACGGCCAGGCCTACACCTGGCTCTCCCGGGGGCTCGTCGAGGCGTTGTCTCGCTTCATCACCCAGGCGAAGGACTCGAGCTGGGGCCTCCGGGCTTCCGTCTACGAGTTCACCGCCCCTTCCATCCTCCAGGCCTTCGCCCAGGCGAAGGCCCGAGGCGCCGACGTGCGCATCGTCTTCGACGCCAAGCGCAACCAGCGGCCTGGAGCGGACGGGGAACCGCATGGAAATCCGCGCGATCGCAACCTGACGGCCATCGCGGCGGCGAACCTCCAGGCGCTCACCCTCCCGAGGGAGAGCAACGCCCGCTCCATCTCCCACAACAAGTTCATCGTCCTGCTCCACCACGGCGAGCCGGTGGCCGTCCTCACCGGCTCCACCAATCTCACCCCAGGAGGTCTCTACGGCCATTCCAACGTGGCGCACGTGGTGCGCGAGCCGTCCGTGGCCACCACCTTCCTGCGCTACTGGGAGCAGCTCGCGGGCGACCCCGAGGCGCGCTCGCTGCGCCAGTGGACCGAGCAGGCCACGCCCGTGCCGCGCGTCCCACCGCCGCTCGGCTGCACGCCCTTGTTCAGCCCACGCGCGTCGCTGGAAGCCCTGAAGTGGTACCGGGACCGGATGCGCGAGGCCCGGAGCGGCGTCTTCCTCACCGCGGCCTTCGGCGTCAACGATCTCCTGGAGGAAGTGCTCGCCGAGGACGTGGACTTCCCGCGCTACGTCCTCCTGGACCGGGAGGATGACCACATGGAGCTGCTGCGGCGCGACCGGGACAACCGCATCGCCGTGGGCTCCGTGCTCCAGGGGGATGTCCTGGAGCGCTGGGTGCGCGAGCGCACGGTGCCGGGACTCAACGGACACGTGAAGTACATCCACACCAAATACCTGCTCATCGATCCACTCGGTCCGGCCCCCCTGGTCATCACCGGCTCAGCGAACTTCAGTGATGCCTCGACGCGCGACAATGACGAGAACATGCTCGTCATCCGCGGCGACACCCGCGTGGCCGACATCTACCTCGGCGAGTTCATGCGGCTCTTCAATCACTTCTACTTCCGCACCTCCGTGGCGAACCGGCCCTCGCCCCGGCGGAACCTCTCGCCCGATGATTCCTGGACCCGGGCGTACTATTCCCCCGGCTCGTTCAAGAGCCGGGAGCGTCTGCTCTTCGCGGGGGAAACTCGAGGCACGCGCGGCGTTGCCCGATTCCCAGCTCCAGGAGCATGA
- a CDS encoding DUF6010 family protein: MPFTELLIEKTRSLSVLHYVAPPLIGLLYICLCSLLREPARQKFKAVMIAGAGAAYLSGGFGVWEFAFATIITYCAYRGLEDYRFIGAGWLLHTCWDFAHYLYGNPIIPFDATSSFGCALCDPVIALWCFAGAPSVFELLRRATGAARVPGASQG, translated from the coding sequence ATGCCGTTCACGGAGTTGTTGATCGAAAAAACCCGGAGTTTGAGCGTCTTGCATTACGTGGCGCCGCCCCTGATCGGGCTGCTGTACATCTGCCTCTGCTCCTTGCTCAGGGAGCCCGCCCGACAGAAGTTCAAGGCGGTGATGATCGCGGGCGCGGGCGCCGCGTACCTCAGCGGTGGCTTCGGTGTCTGGGAATTCGCCTTCGCCACGATCATCACGTACTGCGCGTACCGGGGGCTCGAGGACTACCGTTTCATCGGTGCCGGTTGGCTGTTGCATACCTGCTGGGATTTCGCCCACTACCTCTACGGCAATCCGATCATCCCGTTCGACGCCACGTCGTCGTTTGGCTGTGCCCTTTGCGATCCGGTGATCGCCCTGTGGTGCTTCGCGGGCGCTCCTTCCGTGTTCGAGCTGCTTCGTCGAGCCACGGGCGCCGCGCGAGTCCCTGGGGCCAGCCAGGGCTGA
- a CDS encoding SPFH domain-containing protein: MATNEKRAVRVNAAGALAVRVGGGMEPPPPPRDEEWARDTEGWRAGKPAEDPEKMKKWGLITARPSEFLIHMRRGRVREVSGQGASCFKLPGDSVAIVPTSVQRLRFTADQVTSEKVGVQVTGLAVYRIVEPLVAFRMLNFSFPERAQEKLRELLTEMFVGAVRRLVANLSVEECLTRRKEGIATELMREISPVVSGRGRPEDRTDTGWGVVLDTIEIQDVRVLSETVFANMQARFRQEQERVAREAELTKERFIRREEAEAERQIALTRLVTEEEVRHKRRAAEEQAQLESLAVEARVAEARVAQEHGARQAQVTLERETALAKLNAELEVREREARAEEARELARLETERRMAEARLENARALAAAQAQAELERLKLEAEAQAARHAAEVAKLRQEEERARTEAKAAEARCAIAEAELARTELEARQARIAQEPELARARAQRDIENTLSPESIQLELARQLPKVAAAFQQKMGEVHVTAVDGANPFGYIAAAVEGVMGLARSAGLQVPASKES, encoded by the coding sequence ATGGCCACGAACGAGAAGCGAGCGGTGAGGGTGAACGCGGCGGGCGCACTGGCGGTGCGGGTGGGCGGAGGCATGGAGCCCCCTCCGCCGCCCCGGGACGAGGAGTGGGCGCGGGACACGGAGGGGTGGCGGGCGGGCAAGCCAGCGGAGGATCCGGAGAAGATGAAGAAGTGGGGGCTCATCACCGCGCGGCCGAGCGAGTTCCTCATTCATATGCGCCGGGGCCGGGTGCGGGAGGTGAGCGGGCAGGGGGCCTCGTGCTTCAAGCTGCCGGGGGACTCGGTGGCGATCGTGCCCACGAGCGTGCAGCGGCTGCGCTTCACGGCGGATCAGGTGACGAGCGAGAAGGTGGGGGTGCAGGTGACGGGGCTGGCGGTGTACCGCATCGTCGAGCCGCTGGTGGCCTTCCGGATGCTCAACTTCTCCTTTCCGGAGCGGGCGCAGGAGAAGCTGCGCGAGCTGCTCACGGAGATGTTCGTGGGCGCGGTGAGGCGGCTGGTGGCGAACCTGTCGGTGGAGGAGTGCCTGACGCGGCGCAAGGAGGGGATCGCCACGGAGCTGATGCGGGAGATTTCCCCGGTGGTGTCGGGGCGGGGGCGGCCGGAGGACCGGACGGACACGGGGTGGGGGGTGGTGCTGGACACCATCGAGATTCAGGACGTGCGGGTGCTGTCGGAGACGGTGTTCGCGAACATGCAGGCGCGCTTCCGGCAGGAGCAGGAGCGGGTGGCGCGCGAGGCGGAGCTGACCAAGGAGCGCTTCATCCGACGGGAGGAGGCGGAGGCGGAGCGGCAGATTGCCCTCACGCGGCTGGTGACGGAGGAGGAGGTGCGGCACAAGCGGCGGGCGGCGGAGGAGCAGGCGCAGCTGGAGTCGCTGGCGGTGGAGGCGCGGGTGGCGGAGGCGCGGGTGGCGCAGGAGCACGGGGCGAGGCAGGCGCAGGTGACGCTGGAGCGCGAGACGGCGCTGGCGAAGCTGAACGCGGAGCTGGAGGTGCGCGAGCGCGAGGCGCGGGCGGAGGAGGCGCGGGAGCTGGCGCGGCTGGAGACCGAGCGGCGGATGGCGGAGGCGCGGCTGGAGAACGCGCGGGCGCTGGCGGCGGCACAGGCCCAGGCGGAACTGGAGCGGTTGAAGCTCGAGGCGGAGGCGCAGGCGGCGCGGCACGCGGCGGAGGTGGCGAAGCTGCGGCAGGAGGAGGAGCGGGCGCGGACGGAGGCGAAGGCGGCGGAGGCCCGGTGCGCCATCGCCGAGGCGGAGCTGGCGCGGACGGAGCTGGAGGCGCGGCAGGCGCGGATCGCCCAGGAGCCGGAGCTGGCGCGGGCGAGGGCGCAGCGCGACATCGAGAACACACTGTCACCCGAGTCCATCCAACTGGAGCTGGCGCGGCAACTGCCGAAGGTGGCGGCGGCCTTCCAGCAGAAGATGGGCGAGGTGCACGTCACGGCGGTGGATGGAGCCAATCCGTTTGGTTACATCGCCGCGGCGGTGGAGGGCGTCATGGGGCTGGCGCGCTCGGCGGGGCTGCAGGTTCCCGCGAGCAAGGAGTCGTAG